In the genome of Halapricum salinum, one region contains:
- the ilvC gene encoding ketol-acid reductoisomerase, whose product MTDEFTTEIYYDDDADESVLADRTVAVLGYGSQGHAHAQNLADSGVDVIVGLRKGSSSRKEAEADGLEVATPVEAASRADTVSVLVPDTVQPAVYEAIEDELEAGDTLQFAHGFNIHYGQIEPDPEVNVTMVAPKSPGHLVRRTYKRGEGVPGLIAVYQDATGDAKEQALAYAKGVGCTRAGVIETSFQEETETDLFGEQAVLCGGVTELMKQGYETLVDAGYSPEMAYFECMNEMKLIVDLIYEGGLMEMWNSVSDTAEYGGLTRGKEVVDDDARENMEEVLRQVQDGEFAREWITENQTNRPSYKQLRQAEEDHDIEDVGGRLRELFAWGEQQKEEVPADD is encoded by the coding sequence ATGACAGACGAATTTACCACCGAGATCTACTACGACGACGACGCCGACGAATCGGTACTCGCCGACAGAACTGTGGCCGTGCTGGGCTACGGCAGCCAGGGTCACGCCCACGCCCAGAACCTCGCCGACAGCGGGGTCGACGTGATCGTCGGCCTCCGCAAGGGCTCGTCCTCGCGCAAGGAAGCCGAAGCCGACGGGCTGGAAGTCGCGACGCCGGTCGAAGCCGCGTCCCGCGCCGACACCGTCTCCGTCCTCGTGCCGGACACGGTCCAGCCGGCAGTCTACGAGGCTATCGAAGACGAACTCGAAGCCGGTGACACGCTCCAGTTCGCCCACGGCTTCAACATCCATTACGGTCAGATCGAACCCGACCCCGAGGTCAACGTCACGATGGTCGCCCCGAAGTCCCCGGGTCACCTGGTCCGGCGTACCTACAAGCGCGGCGAGGGCGTCCCGGGCCTGATCGCCGTCTACCAGGACGCCACGGGCGACGCCAAAGAGCAGGCGCTGGCCTACGCGAAAGGCGTCGGCTGTACCCGCGCGGGAGTCATCGAGACGTCCTTCCAGGAGGAGACCGAGACCGACCTCTTCGGCGAGCAAGCAGTGCTGTGTGGCGGCGTCACCGAACTGATGAAGCAGGGCTACGAGACGCTCGTCGACGCGGGTTACAGCCCGGAGATGGCCTACTTCGAGTGCATGAACGAGATGAAGCTCATCGTCGACCTCATCTACGAAGGTGGGCTGATGGAGATGTGGAACTCCGTCTCCGACACCGCAGAGTACGGTGGGCTGACCCGCGGCAAGGAAGTCGTCGACGACGACGCCCGCGAGAACATGGAGGAGGTCCTCCGGCAGGTCCAGGACGGCGAGTTCGCTCGCGAGTGGATCACCGAGAACCAGACGAACCGACCGAGCTACAAACAACTGCGCCAGGCCGAGGAAGACCACGACATCGAGGACGTCGGTGGTCGCCTGCGAGAGCTGTTCGCCTGGGGCGAGCAACAGAAAGAGGAAGTTCCAGCAGATGACTGA
- the ilvN gene encoding acetolactate synthase small subunit: MPGPAPDERMRPSGRRNTQGIRIDPEAEATHEPRLAVLSARVKHEPGVLSEVSGLFSRRQFNIESLTVGPTKDDDIARMTIVIEEPEPGVQQAKKQLKKLIPVIEVEELESAAMRRELALIKVAGEKPDDVQAVAGMYGGDAVDASKDAVTVEVTGSKQKIDAAVEAFEQFEILEVVRTGAAALERGSKTMENGSKTMESDN, encoded by the coding sequence ATGCCCGGACCGGCCCCGGACGAGCGGATGCGTCCGAGCGGTCGGCGCAACACCCAAGGAATCAGGATCGATCCCGAAGCGGAAGCGACACACGAACCACGTCTGGCCGTGCTGTCGGCGCGCGTGAAACACGAGCCCGGCGTCCTCTCGGAAGTGTCCGGACTCTTCAGCCGCCGGCAGTTCAACATCGAGAGTCTGACTGTTGGACCGACGAAAGACGACGATATCGCCCGGATGACGATCGTCATCGAGGAGCCCGAACCGGGCGTCCAGCAGGCCAAAAAGCAGTTGAAGAAGCTCATCCCGGTCATCGAGGTCGAGGAACTGGAGTCGGCGGCCATGCGTCGTGAACTGGCGCTGATCAAGGTCGCCGGCGAGAAGCCCGACGACGTCCAGGCGGTCGCAGGGATGTACGGCGGCGACGCCGTCGACGCCAGCAAGGACGCCGTCACGGTCGAAGTCACCGGCAGCAAGCAGAAGATCGACGCTGCCGTCGAGGCTTTCGAGCAGTTCGAGATCCTCGAGGTCGTCCGCACGGGCGCAGCTGCGCTCGAACGTGGATCAAAGACCATGGAGAACGGGTCGAAGACAATGGAAAGCGATAACTGA
- the ilvB gene encoding biosynthetic-type acetolactate synthase large subunit yields MSERASIPKEDATEDTDETEQRGIDEVTTGAQSVIAALEQAGVSHAFGVQGGAIMPVYDALYDSSIDHITMAHEQGASHAADAYGIVTGEPGLALATSGPGATNLVTGLADAAMDSDPIIALTGQVATDFVGNDAFQEVDTTGITMPVTKENYFSDDSDTVGDDVSEAFALAEKGRQGPTLVDLPKDITKGPTTEWPEKPETPDTHQEPVEADEVIVEAAAEALRQAEKPAILAGGGVIKSEASDELRHFAREYEIPVITTMPGLGCFPETDDLSVGMAGMHGTGAANMAVTNTDCLLGVGTRFDDRLTGGVETFAPDADIIHVEIDPAEISKNIEADYPLIGDAERVLEQLDDAMTRAPDADEWREQCQTWKDEYPLEYEMPDDEPLKPQYVVEKFDELADDDAIVTTGVGQHQMWACQFWTYEYPRTWVSSNGLGTMGYGVPSAIGAKLGAPEKEVVCFDGDGSFLMTVQELSVAVRENLDITYVVLNNEAVGMVRQWQDGFYEGRRMASEYPWIPEFDKLAEAFGARGFRLEDPDEVESTIQAAREYDGPAVVDAIIDPAENVYPMVPSGGDNGLFALNEDHLEMI; encoded by the coding sequence ATGAGCGAACGTGCATCGATCCCCAAAGAGGACGCGACAGAAGACACAGACGAGACCGAACAGCGCGGCATCGACGAGGTGACGACCGGCGCACAGTCCGTGATCGCCGCCCTCGAACAGGCCGGCGTCTCCCACGCCTTCGGCGTGCAGGGCGGGGCGATCATGCCCGTCTACGACGCGCTGTACGATTCGTCGATCGACCACATCACGATGGCCCACGAGCAGGGCGCATCCCACGCTGCGGACGCCTACGGTATCGTCACCGGCGAGCCCGGGCTGGCGCTTGCCACCTCCGGCCCCGGCGCGACAAATCTCGTGACCGGTCTCGCCGACGCGGCGATGGATTCGGACCCGATAATCGCCCTCACTGGACAGGTCGCAACCGACTTCGTCGGTAACGACGCCTTCCAGGAAGTCGACACGACGGGCATCACGATGCCAGTCACCAAGGAGAACTACTTCTCCGACGACTCCGACACCGTCGGCGACGACGTCAGCGAGGCGTTCGCGCTGGCCGAGAAGGGGCGGCAGGGCCCGACGCTGGTCGACTTGCCCAAGGACATTACCAAAGGGCCGACGACGGAATGGCCCGAGAAGCCCGAGACGCCCGACACCCACCAGGAGCCAGTCGAGGCCGACGAGGTCATCGTCGAGGCAGCCGCCGAAGCCCTGCGACAGGCCGAGAAACCGGCCATCCTGGCTGGTGGGGGCGTCATCAAGAGCGAGGCCAGCGACGAACTGCGGCACTTCGCTCGCGAGTACGAGATCCCGGTCATCACGACGATGCCCGGCCTGGGTTGCTTCCCCGAGACCGACGACCTCTCGGTGGGCATGGCCGGCATGCACGGGACCGGCGCGGCCAACATGGCGGTCACCAACACCGACTGCCTGCTCGGCGTCGGGACCCGCTTCGACGACCGCCTCACTGGTGGCGTCGAGACCTTCGCACCCGATGCGGACATCATCCACGTCGAGATCGATCCCGCCGAGATCTCCAAGAACATCGAGGCGGACTACCCGCTGATCGGCGACGCAGAGCGCGTCCTCGAACAGCTCGACGACGCGATGACCCGCGCGCCCGACGCCGACGAGTGGCGCGAGCAGTGCCAGACCTGGAAAGACGAGTATCCGCTGGAGTACGAGATGCCCGACGACGAGCCGCTCAAACCACAGTACGTCGTCGAGAAATTCGACGAACTGGCCGACGACGACGCCATCGTCACGACCGGCGTCGGCCAGCATCAGATGTGGGCCTGCCAGTTCTGGACCTACGAGTATCCGCGCACGTGGGTCTCCTCGAACGGACTGGGGACGATGGGCTACGGCGTCCCATCCGCGATCGGCGCGAAACTGGGGGCTCCCGAGAAGGAAGTCGTCTGTTTCGACGGTGACGGATCCTTCCTGATGACCGTTCAGGAACTCTCCGTGGCCGTGCGGGAGAATCTGGATATCACCTACGTCGTCCTGAACAACGAGGCCGTCGGGATGGTCCGGCAGTGGCAGGACGGCTTCTACGAGGGCCGCCGGATGGCCTCCGAATATCCGTGGATCCCGGAGTTCGACAAGCTGGCGGAGGCGTTCGGTGCGCGCGGGTTCCGTCTGGAGGATCCCGACGAGGTCGAGTCGACGATCCAGGCCGCCCGCGAGTACGACGGCCCCGCAGTCGTCGACGCGATCATCGACCCCGCCGAGAACGTCTACCCGATGGTCCCCAGTGGCGGGGACAACGGCCTATTCGCACTGAACGAGGACCACCTGGAGATGATCTGA
- a CDS encoding LeuA family protein has protein sequence MRVRRSLRRIEFFQGTLDSTSEIDEARIFDTTLRDGEQSPGTSFSYEDKREIAALLDEMGTHVIEAGFPVNSDAEFEAVRDIANSTSTTVCGLARVVEEDVEAALDSGVELVHVFVSTSDIQLQDSMHATREDALQRAVTSVERVKDAGVECMFSPMDATRTEEAFLIDVVEAVTDAGTDWINIPDTTGVATPGRFEKMVGKVVAHTDARVDVHTHDDFGLAAANALSGYEAGAAQAQVSVNGIGERAGNAAYEEVVMALESLYDVDTGIDTTRITELSRVIEEKSSIDVPGNKPVVGGNAFSHESGIHAAGVIENADTFEPGVMTPEMVGATRELVLGKHTGTHSVRERLIEAGYNPTDEEVRQVTRRVKDYGAEKRQVTMDVLERFADEVGVERAGTEEVHA, from the coding sequence CTGAGGGTACGTCGGAGTCTCCGGCGGATCGAGTTCTTCCAGGGCACACTCGATAGCACCTCTGAAATCGACGAGGCACGAATTTTCGACACGACGCTCCGCGACGGAGAGCAATCGCCCGGCACGTCGTTCAGTTACGAAGACAAACGCGAGATAGCGGCGCTGCTGGACGAGATGGGGACCCACGTCATCGAGGCGGGGTTCCCGGTCAACTCCGACGCGGAGTTCGAGGCCGTCCGTGACATCGCCAACTCGACGTCCACGACGGTCTGCGGGCTCGCCCGCGTCGTCGAGGAAGACGTCGAGGCGGCGCTCGACTCCGGGGTCGAACTGGTCCACGTCTTCGTCTCGACCAGCGACATCCAGCTCCAGGACAGCATGCACGCCACCCGCGAAGACGCACTACAACGGGCAGTCACGTCCGTCGAGCGCGTCAAAGACGCGGGCGTCGAGTGCATGTTCTCGCCGATGGACGCGACCCGCACGGAGGAAGCGTTCCTGATCGACGTCGTCGAGGCCGTCACGGACGCGGGCACAGACTGGATCAACATCCCGGACACCACGGGCGTCGCGACCCCTGGCCGGTTCGAGAAAATGGTCGGGAAAGTCGTCGCGCACACGGACGCTCGCGTGGACGTCCACACCCACGACGACTTCGGGCTGGCAGCAGCCAACGCGCTGTCGGGCTACGAGGCCGGCGCGGCCCAGGCGCAGGTCTCGGTCAACGGGATCGGCGAACGGGCGGGCAACGCCGCCTACGAGGAAGTCGTCATGGCCCTCGAATCGCTGTACGACGTCGATACCGGGATCGACACGACCCGGATCACCGAGCTCTCCCGGGTGATCGAAGAGAAGAGTTCGATCGACGTTCCCGGCAACAAGCCGGTCGTCGGCGGGAACGCCTTCTCCCACGAGAGCGGGATCCACGCAGCGGGCGTCATCGAGAACGCCGACACCTTCGAGCCAGGCGTGATGACCCCGGAGATGGTCGGCGCGACTCGCGAGTTGGTGCTGGGCAAGCACACCGGCACCCACTCGGTACGCGAGCGACTGATCGAGGCGGGCTACAATCCGACCGACGAGGAGGTCCGACAGGTGACCCGCCGCGTCAAGGACTACGGCGCGGAGAAACGGCAGGTCACGATGGACGTCCTCGAACGGTTCGCCGACGAGGTCGGCGTCGAGCGCGCCGGGACCGAGGAGGTCCACGCCTGA
- a CDS encoding sensor histidine kinase — MGDRQVPLLSTVRESLWLRLAVALTLLILLIGIVGGAVTLAVTDTIRDDVDGDFRLQAEAEAGEIREWYDGNSRFVRSISDSQLFEEGGDSEITAFLNREVDNAPSVRTIHYVDIADRTIRSSTNGARVGTGVNASLAVNDRTFTDYDDTALVGPFGAPDGATVVAFLSPVRTSPEHLLVTIVEVEEFDERFRQPIAGGFTQVIDPANDIVFSGATGSTSPTERQLSRLREGVGGETGIRQLGLSGDERYVAAVTPVDVGDANWLLVKYAPTDNAYSLARTIRTGLLAFVFVALVGVLGIGWRFGRGTVREVTALSAAARRVTDGEYDVEFPSDRSDELGRLGTSLAEMRDALADRISELESTKAAVDEANAELDTQRTMISVLNRVLRHNLRNAGHVIRARAELLASTEPTERREHTDQIIETVEELLDQASKAREIESLASENRKTGPVDLVPFVERAIAEATGAATVERSTPEEAYVRGHPALETAVLNLVENAIEHTDAETPTVAISITVGADRTTLSIADDGPGIPEAEASVIEEAAVEGPLEHSSGLGLWTTNWIVEHVGGTLTFEESRLGGTEALLAFERVPSPSETDESDSTDS, encoded by the coding sequence ATGGGTGACCGGCAGGTCCCGCTGTTGTCGACGGTCCGTGAGTCGCTGTGGTTGCGCCTGGCCGTCGCATTGACGCTGCTGATACTGCTGATCGGTATTGTGGGCGGCGCGGTGACGCTCGCGGTGACGGACACGATCCGGGACGACGTCGACGGGGACTTCCGACTCCAGGCAGAGGCCGAGGCTGGCGAAATCCGGGAGTGGTACGACGGCAACAGCCGGTTCGTGCGCTCGATCTCCGACAGCCAGCTCTTTGAGGAGGGGGGCGATAGCGAGATCACGGCCTTCCTGAATCGCGAAGTGGACAACGCGCCCTCGGTGCGGACGATTCACTACGTCGATATCGCCGACCGGACGATTCGAAGTAGTACGAACGGGGCCAGGGTCGGTACCGGTGTGAACGCGAGCCTGGCGGTCAACGACCGGACCTTCACCGACTACGACGACACGGCGCTGGTCGGCCCCTTCGGCGCACCGGACGGGGCCACAGTCGTCGCGTTTCTCAGCCCGGTCAGGACAAGTCCCGAACACCTTCTGGTCACGATCGTCGAGGTCGAGGAGTTCGACGAGCGGTTCAGACAACCGATCGCAGGTGGGTTCACACAGGTGATCGACCCGGCAAACGATATCGTGTTCTCGGGAGCGACTGGATCGACGTCCCCCACTGAGCGACAATTGAGTCGACTCCGGGAAGGGGTGGGCGGCGAGACCGGTATCCGGCAACTTGGCCTGTCCGGCGACGAACGCTACGTCGCTGCGGTCACGCCCGTCGATGTCGGCGACGCGAACTGGCTGCTCGTCAAGTACGCGCCGACCGACAACGCGTACTCGCTCGCCCGGACGATCCGCACCGGCCTGCTGGCGTTCGTGTTCGTCGCACTCGTCGGCGTGCTCGGGATCGGCTGGCGGTTCGGCCGCGGGACCGTCCGGGAGGTGACCGCCCTCTCGGCAGCGGCCCGCCGCGTCACCGACGGCGAGTACGACGTCGAGTTCCCGAGCGATAGATCGGACGAACTCGGACGTCTGGGGACCTCACTCGCGGAGATGCGCGACGCGCTCGCCGACCGCATCTCGGAACTGGAATCGACGAAAGCGGCCGTCGACGAGGCCAACGCCGAACTGGACACACAGCGGACGATGATCTCCGTGCTCAACCGCGTGCTCCGGCACAACCTCCGGAACGCCGGACACGTGATTCGCGCTCGGGCGGAACTGCTCGCCAGTACCGAGCCGACCGAGCGACGCGAGCATACCGACCAGATCATCGAGACGGTCGAGGAGTTGCTGGACCAGGCGTCGAAAGCACGCGAGATCGAGTCCCTGGCCAGTGAGAACCGCAAGACGGGTCCGGTCGATCTGGTCCCGTTTGTCGAGCGAGCGATCGCGGAGGCCACCGGGGCGGCGACCGTCGAACGCTCGACCCCCGAGGAGGCGTACGTCCGGGGACATCCCGCCCTCGAGACGGCCGTCCTGAATCTCGTCGAGAACGCGATCGAGCACACCGACGCCGAGACGCCGACGGTCGCGATCTCGATCACGGTCGGTGCGGATCGGACGACGCTTTCGATCGCCGACGACGGACCGGGGATCCCGGAGGCGGAGGCGAGCGTCATCGAGGAGGCGGCCGTCGAGGGGCCACTGGAACACTCCTCCGGGCTCGGACTGTGGACGACGAACTGGATCGTCGAGCACGTCGGTGGGACGCTCACGTTCGAGGAGAGTCGGCTCGGCGGGACCGAGGCACTGCTGGCGTTCGAACGTGTCCCGTCCCCCTCCGAGACGGACGAGTCGGACTCGACGGACAGTTAG
- a CDS encoding ABC transporter substrate-binding protein — protein MTRLGRRQYLVTAGAVSVGGLVGGCSSSTDRTPGETLTIGSKGLPESRLLGYLAYEAIGKATDVDPIDEIGFGGSRDNWDALVAGDLDLYWEYTGTHFAVLPPQRTDHPTDPQRLFEAVRADAADAGIRAYPPAPFDNSFVLLADPEWAAQTGVETLSEFARRINAGNTDVRIALGTDFARRPDGWPRIVDTYEVRADSLAALESSILEVPLGLTYQLYRDDRATVVMGYATDPQRSRLGLTLLDDDRDVFPTYNPTPMANADAVPADGPVATVLERLGSQIGGFDTIQRLNGRVAIDGEDPQTVARSFIERIEI, from the coding sequence ATGACGCGTCTGGGGAGACGGCAGTATCTGGTCACTGCCGGCGCAGTTTCTGTCGGCGGTCTCGTCGGCGGGTGTTCGAGCTCGACGGACCGGACGCCAGGGGAGACACTCACGATCGGCTCGAAGGGGCTTCCCGAGAGCCGGCTGCTGGGCTATCTCGCATACGAGGCGATCGGGAAAGCGACCGACGTCGATCCGATCGACGAGATCGGCTTCGGCGGGAGTCGCGACAACTGGGACGCCCTGGTCGCCGGCGATCTGGACCTCTACTGGGAGTACACGGGCACGCATTTCGCGGTGTTACCGCCACAGCGGACGGACCACCCGACGGATCCCCAGCGGCTCTTCGAGGCGGTTCGAGCCGATGCCGCTGACGCCGGGATCCGCGCCTATCCACCCGCACCGTTCGACAATTCGTTCGTCCTGCTCGCCGATCCGGAGTGGGCCGCCCAGACCGGAGTGGAGACGCTGAGCGAGTTCGCCCGACGCATCAACGCTGGGAACACCGACGTCAGGATCGCGCTCGGGACCGACTTCGCACGACGGCCGGACGGCTGGCCACGGATCGTCGACACCTACGAGGTTCGCGCGGACTCGCTGGCGGCGCTGGAGTCGTCCATCCTGGAGGTCCCGCTCGGACTGACCTACCAGCTGTACCGCGACGATCGGGCCACCGTCGTGATGGGCTACGCGACCGACCCACAGCGGTCGAGGCTCGGATTGACGCTGCTGGACGACGACCGGGACGTGTTTCCGACGTACAATCCGACTCCGATGGCCAACGCGGATGCGGTCCCGGCGGACGGTCCCGTCGCTACTGTGCTCGAACGCCTGGGATCGCAGATCGGTGGGTTCGACACGATCCAGCGACTCAACGGACGGGTCGCCATCGACGGCGAGGATCCCCAGACCGTCGCTCGTTCCTTTATCGAGAGGATCGAGATCTAA
- a CDS encoding HD domain-containing protein, with amino-acid sequence MKTIKDSVHDYIEVEGVALDLLDTAPLQRLRHISQLGTVTLVYPSANHTRFEHSLGVYHLANRALGHLGIEGQQAERVRAAALLHDVGHGPYSHNVEDLIYRHTGKYHDEVHDLIGEGEVAGILSEHGLNPDRVADLVAGDGELGQLVSGELDVDRMDYLVRDAHHTGVPYGTIDHGRLVRELRFVDGDLVLDEGNVQTAESLLLARALMNPVVYSHHVARIAKGMLRRGTERLLAETDVTPNELRRMDDKDLLVALRSHEATAGYGRRLSYRDLFKRAVWAEMEAVPEDLLAADHDEVRAFEEEIATASGVDPELVILDVPEEPEMKETSSRVIVAGEVRRLEEQSTLVQALRAAQYDQWRLGVYAPEDVSDRVGDAAVRVLGLDVEDTLVSDVRTGVHATLDEFQ; translated from the coding sequence ATGAAGACGATCAAGGACAGCGTCCACGACTACATCGAAGTCGAGGGCGTCGCGCTGGACCTGCTGGACACCGCGCCCCTCCAGCGCCTCCGGCACATCTCACAGCTCGGAACCGTGACGCTGGTCTACCCCTCCGCGAACCACACCCGCTTCGAGCACTCGCTGGGGGTCTACCACCTCGCCAACCGTGCGCTCGGCCACCTCGGAATCGAGGGCCAGCAGGCCGAACGCGTCCGCGCGGCCGCGCTCCTGCACGACGTCGGCCACGGCCCCTACAGCCACAACGTCGAGGACCTGATCTACCGCCATACAGGCAAATACCACGACGAGGTCCACGACCTGATCGGCGAGGGCGAGGTGGCTGGAATCCTCTCCGAGCACGGCCTCAACCCCGACCGCGTCGCGGATCTGGTCGCTGGCGACGGCGAGCTCGGGCAACTCGTCTCGGGCGAACTCGACGTCGACCGGATGGACTATCTCGTCCGGGACGCCCACCACACCGGCGTCCCCTACGGCACGATCGATCACGGCCGGCTCGTCCGGGAGTTGCGATTCGTCGACGGCGACCTCGTGCTCGACGAGGGCAACGTCCAGACCGCCGAGTCACTGCTGCTGGCGCGGGCGCTGATGAATCCGGTCGTCTACTCCCACCACGTCGCCCGGATCGCCAAGGGGATGCTCCGGCGCGGGACCGAGCGACTGCTCGCCGAGACCGACGTGACGCCCAATGAACTCCGACGGATGGACGATAAGGATCTGCTGGTCGCGCTCCGCTCACACGAGGCCACCGCGGGGTACGGCAGGCGGCTGAGCTACCGCGACCTGTTCAAACGGGCGGTCTGGGCGGAGATGGAAGCGGTCCCCGAGGACCTGCTGGCGGCCGACCACGACGAGGTACGGGCGTTCGAAGAGGAAATCGCCACCGCGTCGGGCGTCGACCCCGAGCTAGTGATCCTCGACGTGCCAGAGGAACCCGAGATGAAAGAGACCTCCAGTCGCGTGATCGTCGCCGGGGAGGTCCGCCGGCTCGAAGAGCAGTCGACGCTCGTCCAGGCGCTGCGAGCCGCCCAGTACGACCAGTGGCGGCTGGGCGTCTACGCCCCCGAGGACGTCAGCGACCGGGTCGGAGACGCCGCCGTCCGCGTGCTCGGGCTAGACGTCGAGGACACCCTCGTGAGCGACGTGCGGACGGGCGTCCACGCCACGCTGGACGAGTTTCAGTGA
- a CDS encoding HVO_A0114 family putative DNA-binding protein → MEREQLQHESTLVVTVGPSSAFHDDVRAAIRGLQADEDIDSPPTICFESYDDLLSTFTPRTLDLIEAVRRDRPASINETARVVDRDVKNVHEELTRLARLGIVYFVDEAQRKRPVVWFDELRIDLPFERDGSDTAAAPS, encoded by the coding sequence ATGGAACGCGAACAGCTCCAGCACGAATCGACGCTCGTCGTTACCGTCGGCCCCTCGTCGGCGTTTCACGACGACGTCCGAGCGGCGATTCGAGGTCTTCAGGCGGACGAAGACATCGACTCACCGCCGACGATCTGCTTCGAGAGCTACGACGACTTGCTGTCGACGTTCACGCCGCGGACGCTCGATCTGATCGAGGCAGTTCGGCGCGACCGACCGGCGAGCATCAACGAGACAGCCCGTGTCGTCGATCGAGACGTCAAGAACGTCCACGAGGAACTCACGCGACTCGCGCGACTCGGTATCGTCTACTTCGTCGATGAAGCACAACGAAAGCGACCGGTCGTGTGGTTCGACGAACTCCGGATCGATCTACCCTTCGAACGTGACGGTAGTGACACCGCCGCGGCGCCGTCGTGA
- a CDS encoding PIN domain-containing protein — translation MIVDTSFVLDVIDGVEAAVEKERALESEGVPLVIPSMTVLELYIGIGNVAQTQAERRRVEAVLDSYPVANLTPSIARRAGRLLGERMADGPDDEGPGIGKGDAAIAATALERDEPVLAADRHYEQIPGVTVETYR, via the coding sequence ATGATCGTCGACACGAGTTTCGTCCTCGACGTCATCGACGGCGTCGAGGCAGCCGTCGAGAAAGAACGAGCGCTGGAATCAGAGGGCGTCCCGCTGGTGATCCCGTCGATGACAGTGCTGGAACTGTACATCGGCATCGGAAACGTCGCGCAGACACAGGCAGAGCGTCGGCGGGTCGAGGCCGTGCTGGACTCGTATCCGGTGGCGAATCTGACGCCGAGTATCGCGCGGCGTGCCGGCCGGCTGCTGGGCGAACGGATGGCCGATGGACCGGACGATGAGGGCCCCGGAATCGGAAAGGGGGACGCGGCGATCGCCGCGACGGCACTGGAGCGTGACGAACCTGTACTCGCCGCGGACCGACACTACGAGCAGATCCCCGGCGTCACGGTCGAAACGTACCGGTAG
- a CDS encoding antitoxin VapB family protein translates to MSHQVRLSDDVYERIKSHKREDETFSEAVDRLIGGRSLRDLRDVFDDDQVTAMREAIEDADREDRQAVREVAERFE, encoded by the coding sequence ATGAGCCACCAGGTCCGGTTGAGCGACGACGTCTACGAGCGGATCAAGAGCCACAAGCGAGAAGACGAGACGTTTTCGGAGGCCGTCGATCGCCTGATCGGGGGAAGATCTCTCCGGGACCTCCGCGACGTGTTCGACGACGACCAGGTGACAGCGATGCGGGAGGCCATCGAGGACGCGGATCGTGAGGATCGGCAGGCGGTCCGCGAGGTTGCGGAGCGCTTCGAATGA
- a CDS encoding type II toxin-antitoxin system RelE family toxin — MNSEGWEWELARKARDDLDKLDPTVQDRILEKLDEIVDSPWRDPPEYGEPLQNSPYRKIRVGEFRLSVTFRQDETRLVVARIKRRGGAYTADDD, encoded by the coding sequence ATGAATAGCGAGGGGTGGGAGTGGGAACTCGCCCGAAAAGCGCGGGACGATCTCGACAAACTTGATCCGACAGTGCAGGACCGTATTCTCGAAAAGCTCGACGAGATCGTCGACTCGCCGTGGCGCGACCCGCCCGAGTACGGAGAGCCACTGCAGAACAGTCCCTACCGGAAGATTCGCGTCGGGGAGTTTCGCCTCTCGGTGACGTTCCGGCAGGACGAAACGCGGCTGGTCGTCGCCCGGATCAAACGGCGTGGCGGCGCGTACACGGCCGACGACGATTGA
- a CDS encoding ribbon-helix-helix domain-containing protein, which translates to MSEAATNGDGEDDIVTVNFKLTESFLEEIDDTWQGRGFNSRSEFIRYTLRDAVEFPTFDRDELLALLAAEEDVRNDQTMSAERARERFGTDDE; encoded by the coding sequence ATGTCCGAAGCAGCTACGAACGGTGACGGCGAGGACGACATCGTCACGGTGAACTTCAAGCTCACCGAGTCGTTCCTCGAAGAGATCGACGACACGTGGCAGGGGCGTGGCTTCAACAGCCGGAGCGAGTTCATCCGGTACACGCTCCGGGACGCGGTCGAGTTCCCGACGTTCGACCGCGACGAACTGCTCGCTCTCCTCGCGGCCGAGGAAGACGTGCGAAACGACCAGACGATGAGCGCCGAGAGGGCACGCGAACGGTTCGGAACGGACGATGAATAG